A window of the Cicer arietinum cultivar CDC Frontier isolate Library 1 chromosome 6, Cicar.CDCFrontier_v2.0, whole genome shotgun sequence genome harbors these coding sequences:
- the ARF18 gene encoding auxin response factor 18 isoform X2, producing the protein MKESEKGYLDPQLWHACAGGMVQIPQVNSKVFYFPQGHAEHANTNIDLRVSISSLILCKVVAVKFMADPETDEVFAIIKLLPLRNSELVYDEESGVGGLENSEKPASFAKTLTQSDANNGGGFSVPRYCAETIFPRLDYSAEPPVQTVVAKDVHGEFWKFRHIYRGTPRRHLLTTGWSSFVNQKKLVAGDSVVFLRAENGELCVGIRRAKKGIGSGFEGSSCGGWTSGCSNNGNCGIGPFGAFSFFLREENKTLRNGFVGVDNDLSGRVRVRPEDVMEAMKLASNNQPFEVVYYPRASTPEFCVKASAVRAAMRIQWCSGMRFKMPFETEDSSRISWFMGTIASVQVVDPIRWPNSPWRLLQVTWDEPDLLQNVKRVSPWLVELVSNIPVIHFTPFTPPRKKLRIPQHPDFPLDVQFPSPTFSGNQLGLNIPLSGLSDNAPASIQGARHAQFGGGISLSDFNLNNKLQLGSFHTNMHHLDMHNRISNDNNMINNDNNKESLSCLLTIGKKPDKSLEKSQSDDVVVVKKHQFCLFGQPILTEQQISRNCSKDLLSHNEKNSVDENKHKEKCFFDVFSPGKTSAAAEFSWQLGLDIGHCKVFLESEDVGRTLDLSLLGSYEELYKKLANMFDLEKSEMLNHVFYRDATGAVKQTGEEPFSLVFVGGFVISITLQ; encoded by the exons ATGAAGGAAAGTGAGAAAGGGTATTTGGATCCACAACTATGGCATGCTTGTGCAGGTGGAATGGTTCAGATACCTCAAGTGAACTCCAAAGTTTTCTACTTTCCACAAGGTCATGCTGAACATGCCAACACAAACATTGATCTGAGGGTTTCAATTTCATCACTCATACTTTGCAAAGTTGTTGCTGTTAAATTCATGGCTGACCCAGAAACAGATGAAGTATTTGCTATCATAAAGCTTCTTCCTTTAAGAAATTCAGAGCTTGTTTATGATGAAGAAAGTGGTGTTGGTGGTTTGGAAAATTCTGAAAAGCCTGCATCTTTTGCaaagactttgactcaatctGATGCAAACAATGGTGGAGGTTTTTCTGTTCCAAGATACTGTGCTGAAACAATCTTTCCAAGGTTGGATTACTCGGCTGAACCACCTGTTCAGACAGTCGTGGCGAAGGATGTTCATGGCGAGTTTTGGAAGTTTAGGCATATATATAGAGGTACACCACGTAGGCACTTGCTTACAACTGGGTGGAGTAGTTTTGTGAACCAGAAGAAGCTTGTTGCTGGTGATTCTGTTGTGTTTCTGAGGGCTGAGAATGGCGAATTGTGTGTCGGAATTCGAAGGGCGAAAAAGGGAATTGGTTCTGGTTTTGAAGGTTCATCTTGTGGTGGTTGGACTTCAGGTTGTTCTAACAACGGAAACTGTGGAATTGGACCTTTTGGggcattttcttttttcttgagAGAGGAGAATAAGACATTGAGAAATGGTTTTGTTGGTGTTGATAATGATTTGAGTGGAAGAGTTAGAGTGAGGCCTGAAGATGTTATGGAAGCTATGAAATTGGCTTCTAATAACCAACCATTTGAAGTTGTTTACTATCCAAGAGCAAGCACTCCTGAGTTTTGTGTTAAGGCTTCAGCTGTTAGAGCTGCTATGAGGATTCAATGGTGTTCTGGGATGAGGTTCAAGATGCCCTTTGAAACTGAGGACTCTTCTAGGATTAGTTGGTTCATGGGAACTATTGCTTCTGTTCAAGTTGTTGATCCTATTCGCTGGCCTAATTCGCCCTGGCGCCTTCTTCAG GTAACATGGGACGAGCCAGATTTACTACAAAATGTGAAGCGTGTTAGCCCGTGGTTGGTTGAATTGGTATCAAACATACCAGTCATTCATTTCACACCTTTCACTCCACCGAGGAAGAAGCTTCGGATTCCGCAACATCCGGACTTCCCCCTCGACGTTCAATTTCCATCACCGACGTTTTCAGGCAACCAGCTCGGGCTAAACATCCCCTTGAGTGGTTTATCTGATAATGCTCCTGCAAGTATACAGGGAGCCAGGCATGCTCAATTTGGAGGAGGAATATCTCTTTCGGATTTCAACCTTAACAATAAACTACAATTAGGGTCGTTCCATACTAATATGCACCATCTTGATATGCATAATAGGATTTCAAATGACAACAATATGATCAACAATGATAACAACAAAGAAAGCTTATCATGCTTGTTGACCATAGGGAAAAAACCTGATAAGAGTTTGGAGAAATCTCAATCTGATGATGTTGTCGTTGTTAAGAAACATCAGTTTTGTCTTTTTGGTCAACCGATACTCACCGAGCAACAAATTTCTAGAAACTGTTCTAAAGATTTATTGTCtcataatgaaaaaaattcagTAGATGAGAATAAGCACAAAGAGAAGTGCTTTTTTGATGTATTTTCCCCAGGTAAAACTTCTGCTGCTGCTGAGTTTAGTTGGCAACTTGGCTTGGATATTGGTCATTGCAAGGTTTTCTTGGAGTCAGAAGATGTTGGAAGGACCCTTGATTTATCACTTCTTGGTTCTTATGAAGAGCTCTATAAGAAACTTGCCAACATGTTTGATTTAGAAAAATCTGAGATGTTGAATCATGTGTTCTACCGTGATGCAACAGGTGCTGTTAAACAAACCGGAGAAGAACCCTTCAG TCTTGTTTTTGTGGGGGGTTTTGTGATCTCAATCACATTGCAGTGA
- the ARF18 gene encoding auxin response factor 10 isoform X1 produces the protein MKESEKGYLDPQLWHACAGGMVQIPQVNSKVFYFPQGHAEHANTNIDLRVSISSLILCKVVAVKFMADPETDEVFAIIKLLPLRNSELVYDEESGVGGLENSEKPASFAKTLTQSDANNGGGFSVPRYCAETIFPRLDYSAEPPVQTVVAKDVHGEFWKFRHIYRGTPRRHLLTTGWSSFVNQKKLVAGDSVVFLRAENGELCVGIRRAKKGIGSGFEGSSCGGWTSGCSNNGNCGIGPFGAFSFFLREENKTLRNGFVGVDNDLSGRVRVRPEDVMEAMKLASNNQPFEVVYYPRASTPEFCVKASAVRAAMRIQWCSGMRFKMPFETEDSSRISWFMGTIASVQVVDPIRWPNSPWRLLQVTWDEPDLLQNVKRVSPWLVELVSNIPVIHFTPFTPPRKKLRIPQHPDFPLDVQFPSPTFSGNQLGLNIPLSGLSDNAPASIQGARHAQFGGGISLSDFNLNNKLQLGSFHTNMHHLDMHNRISNDNNMINNDNNKESLSCLLTIGKKPDKSLEKSQSDDVVVVKKHQFCLFGQPILTEQQISRNCSKDLLSHNEKNSVDENKHKEKCFFDVFSPGKTSAAAEFSWQLGLDIGHCKVFLESEDVGRTLDLSLLGSYEELYKKLANMFDLEKSEMLNHVFYRDATGAVKQTGEEPFSDFMKTAKRLTILTDSGSKNVRGAWITGTLKSEHGLDASNKTGPLSIFA, from the exons ATGAAGGAAAGTGAGAAAGGGTATTTGGATCCACAACTATGGCATGCTTGTGCAGGTGGAATGGTTCAGATACCTCAAGTGAACTCCAAAGTTTTCTACTTTCCACAAGGTCATGCTGAACATGCCAACACAAACATTGATCTGAGGGTTTCAATTTCATCACTCATACTTTGCAAAGTTGTTGCTGTTAAATTCATGGCTGACCCAGAAACAGATGAAGTATTTGCTATCATAAAGCTTCTTCCTTTAAGAAATTCAGAGCTTGTTTATGATGAAGAAAGTGGTGTTGGTGGTTTGGAAAATTCTGAAAAGCCTGCATCTTTTGCaaagactttgactcaatctGATGCAAACAATGGTGGAGGTTTTTCTGTTCCAAGATACTGTGCTGAAACAATCTTTCCAAGGTTGGATTACTCGGCTGAACCACCTGTTCAGACAGTCGTGGCGAAGGATGTTCATGGCGAGTTTTGGAAGTTTAGGCATATATATAGAGGTACACCACGTAGGCACTTGCTTACAACTGGGTGGAGTAGTTTTGTGAACCAGAAGAAGCTTGTTGCTGGTGATTCTGTTGTGTTTCTGAGGGCTGAGAATGGCGAATTGTGTGTCGGAATTCGAAGGGCGAAAAAGGGAATTGGTTCTGGTTTTGAAGGTTCATCTTGTGGTGGTTGGACTTCAGGTTGTTCTAACAACGGAAACTGTGGAATTGGACCTTTTGGggcattttcttttttcttgagAGAGGAGAATAAGACATTGAGAAATGGTTTTGTTGGTGTTGATAATGATTTGAGTGGAAGAGTTAGAGTGAGGCCTGAAGATGTTATGGAAGCTATGAAATTGGCTTCTAATAACCAACCATTTGAAGTTGTTTACTATCCAAGAGCAAGCACTCCTGAGTTTTGTGTTAAGGCTTCAGCTGTTAGAGCTGCTATGAGGATTCAATGGTGTTCTGGGATGAGGTTCAAGATGCCCTTTGAAACTGAGGACTCTTCTAGGATTAGTTGGTTCATGGGAACTATTGCTTCTGTTCAAGTTGTTGATCCTATTCGCTGGCCTAATTCGCCCTGGCGCCTTCTTCAG GTAACATGGGACGAGCCAGATTTACTACAAAATGTGAAGCGTGTTAGCCCGTGGTTGGTTGAATTGGTATCAAACATACCAGTCATTCATTTCACACCTTTCACTCCACCGAGGAAGAAGCTTCGGATTCCGCAACATCCGGACTTCCCCCTCGACGTTCAATTTCCATCACCGACGTTTTCAGGCAACCAGCTCGGGCTAAACATCCCCTTGAGTGGTTTATCTGATAATGCTCCTGCAAGTATACAGGGAGCCAGGCATGCTCAATTTGGAGGAGGAATATCTCTTTCGGATTTCAACCTTAACAATAAACTACAATTAGGGTCGTTCCATACTAATATGCACCATCTTGATATGCATAATAGGATTTCAAATGACAACAATATGATCAACAATGATAACAACAAAGAAAGCTTATCATGCTTGTTGACCATAGGGAAAAAACCTGATAAGAGTTTGGAGAAATCTCAATCTGATGATGTTGTCGTTGTTAAGAAACATCAGTTTTGTCTTTTTGGTCAACCGATACTCACCGAGCAACAAATTTCTAGAAACTGTTCTAAAGATTTATTGTCtcataatgaaaaaaattcagTAGATGAGAATAAGCACAAAGAGAAGTGCTTTTTTGATGTATTTTCCCCAGGTAAAACTTCTGCTGCTGCTGAGTTTAGTTGGCAACTTGGCTTGGATATTGGTCATTGCAAGGTTTTCTTGGAGTCAGAAGATGTTGGAAGGACCCTTGATTTATCACTTCTTGGTTCTTATGAAGAGCTCTATAAGAAACTTGCCAACATGTTTGATTTAGAAAAATCTGAGATGTTGAATCATGTGTTCTACCGTGATGCAACAGGTGCTGTTAAACAAACCGGAGAAGAACCCTTCAG TGACTTTATGAAGACAGCAAAAAGGTTGACTATTCTGACAGATTCTGGGAGCAAAAATGTTAGAGG GGCATGGATTACAGGAACTCTCAAAAGTGAACATGGATTGGATGCATCAAACAAAACAGGTCCTCTAAGCATATTTGCTTAA